One segment of Lachancea thermotolerans CBS 6340 chromosome E complete sequence DNA contains the following:
- a CDS encoding KLTH0E03432p (conserved hypothetical protein) has protein sequence MATQMESPLLDPLSGVDRESQSSNMASPVQFIKEYIERTLNTPPGFPVSVAAEHYKRQRLVEEIVESETEYVQMLKILRNCFLDVLSINDYIPMKVLNNVVGQILAHHEELCRCLQAVVDGSVKRFDETTELNWSDLSLTSWDHLEVCQQVAEILSTHAVQAKQYCSYLYYYNQISHLLARMGRESEDGLLFAILFRIELCLPKYYSHTSHQGYKRDFSFRAMIQMPINRIAKYRLFLESLVYLTETPSITDLRRLDETKCQALIHSIKTSLGSMYSNLQKVDEANCEKLPDPALVLVYNRLTFSSPDERIPVEAMGNCYTRGCLAVAWTCMDEAAHSAGSHRKSSARYFNNFHRAKRSLRIESEQLGVFLFKSYLIFAEIPSFKLGTASYEWPIKFAIRLASCRLMDARPAVQRALQGGMKDCGIYSEYENAIKLQFEYDFKLWEILLLCWDSQELEAWRKELSLFINEINGPHTFGVDPLRETVSQSALESTLHFSDSTTFPDQMLPFMVYNENLSGRFDRTRAFKRGLSTRAGQCYEGQTVEVAVEFRNADVDMSPSSTWFLRGSSSRVNCTTLASSSTCAFVEASTGVSSTPDAEAISINERCREQRDSSAPCAVLSRWRRGEIERAMRDVWSSHLNLQAADIITTVAGASTGTSIYDDTLGSLRALLRTASDNCVAVTGTQSTPVKSSCAQPPAPPARAATRWSIKRVFSRRRRGSQSVVRHQNALKR, from the coding sequence ATGGCAACGCAAATGGAATCCCCCCTTTTAGATCCCTTGTCGGGCGTGGATCGTGAGTCGCAAAGCTCGAATATGGCTAGTCCTGTgcagttcatcaaggagTACATCGAGCGCACTCTAAACACGCCGCCAGGATTCCCTGTCAGCGTAGCTGCAGAGCATTATAAGCGGCAGCGGCTTGTAGAAGAAATAGTGGAATCGGAGACCGAGTACGTACAGATGCTGAAGATCTTGCGCAATTGCTTCTTAGATGTTCTGTCAATTAATGATTACATCCCAATGAAAGTGTTGAATAACGTGGTGGGGCAGATCCTGGCACATCATGAAGAATTATGCCGCTGTCTTCAGGCAGTGGTCGATGGAAGTGTCAAGCGGTTTGATGAAACTACAGAACTCAATTGGTCTGACCTGTCTCTCACATCGTGGGATCACCTTGAAGTGTGCCAGCAGGTTGCAGAAATACTGAGCACCCATGCCGTCCAAGCAAAGCAGTATTGCAGCTACCTTTACTACTATAATCAAATTAGCCATCTTTTAGCGCGAATGGGTCGCGAAAGTGAAGATGGGCTTCTATTTGCCATACTGTTTCGCATTGAGCTCTGCTTGCCAAAGTATTACTCCCACACTTCACATCAAGGCTACAAGCGTGACTTTTCTTTCCGCGCTATGATCCAGATGCCGATAAATCGTATTGCCAAGTACCGGCTTTTCCTTGAATCGCTGGTTTACCTGACAGAAACCCCGTCTATTACAGATTTGAGACGTTTAGATGAGACCAAGTGCCAAGCATTGATTCACAGTATAAAGACTTCTCTTGGTAGCATGTACTCGAATTTACAAAAGGTGGATGAGGCTAACTGCGAAAAATTACCGGACCCTGCGCTTGTTCTAGTATACAACAGGTTAACTTTTAGCTCGCCGGATGAGCGTATTCCAGTGGAAGCCATGGGAAACTGTTACACCCGTGGATGCCTTGCAGTTGCGTGGACGTGCATGGATGAGGCAGCGCACTCAGCAGGGTCTCATCGTAAATCGAGCGCGCGctacttcaacaactttcaTCGAGCAAAAAGGTCCCTGCGAATCGAAAGTGAGCAGCTTGgcgtctttttgttcaagtCCTATTTGATATTTGCAGAGATCCCGTCATTCAAGCTTGGCACTGCAAGCTATGAGTGGCCCATTAAGTTCGCTATACGGCTAGCGAGCTGTCGCCTCATGGATGCTCGACCCGCCGTTCAGCGCGCCCTGCAAGGAGGAATGAAGGACTGTGGGATTTACTCCGAGTATGAAAATGCAATCAAACTCCAATTTGAGTATGACTTCAAGCTTTGGGAAATACTGTTGCTATGTTGGGACTCTCAGGAGCTCGAGGCTTGGCGCAAAGAACTATCATTGTTCATCAACGAGATTAACGGCCCGCATACTTTTGGCGTAGATCCCTTACGTGAGACTGTGTCACAGTCGGCGCTCGAAAGTACCTTGCACTTCAGCGACTCAACAACCTTTCCGGATCAGATGCTGCCTTTTATGGTTTACAATGAGAACCTTTCGGGACGATTCGACCGGACACGCGCTTTCAAGCGGGGCTTGAGCACTCGGGCTGGTCAATGCTACGAGGGCCAAACCGTAGAAGTGGCTGTTGAATTTCGAAACGCAGACGTAGACATGTCACCATCCTCTACTTGGTTCCTCCGCGGATCATCGAGTCGCGTTAATTGCACGACGCTAGCTAGCAGTAGTACTTGTGCTTTTGTGGAGGCTAGTACTGGCGTTTCTTCCACGCCGGACGCAGAGGCTATCTCTATCAACGAGCGTTGCAGAGAACAGAGGGATTCAAGCGCGCCTTGCGCCGTCCTGTCGCGATGGAGACGCGGCGAGATTGAGCGCGCCATGAGGGACGTGTGGAGCAGCCACTTAAACCTACAGGCTGCGGACATTATAACCACGGTTGCAGGCGCCAGTACGGGAACGAGTATATATGATGACACTCTCGGGTCGCTTCGTGCTCTGCTGCGCACTGCGTCGGACAATTGCGTAGCTGTAACAGGTACCCAAAGCACGCCGGTCAAGTCGAGCTGTGCGCAGCCGCCTGCTCCtcccgcgcgcgccgctACACGGTGGTCCATTAAGCGGGTGTTCTCGCGGCGCCGCAGAGGCAGCCAGAGCGTCGTCCGCCATCAAAATGCTTTAAAACGTTAG
- the RTC3 gene encoding Rtc3p (similar to uniprot|P38804 Saccharomyces cerevisiae YHR087W Hypothetical ORF), which translates to MAATKYFYKGEETDLVIFVESQELADQYLKDPTIGKLTEAVGVFKIFTNQQGEGAEGELGEASKAQIENEFGKGIKIEEAIARILQEGSPNARGDVNKDKFQSRNDSK; encoded by the coding sequence ATGGCTGCCACAAAATACTTCTACAAGGGCGAGGAAACCGATCTAGTTATCTTCGTTGAGTCTCAAGAGCTCGCTGACCAATACCTGAAGGACCCTACCATCGGCAAGCTTACAGAAGCGGTCggtgttttcaaaatcttcacCAACCAGCAAGGAGAAGGTGCCGAGGGTGAGCTCGGTGAGGCATCCAAGGCCCAGATCGAAAACGAGTTCGGCAAGGGCATCAAGATTGAGGAGGCCATTGCCCGCATTCTGCAAGAGGGCTCTCCTAACGCCAGGGGCGATGTCAACAAGGATAAGTTCCAATCCAGAAACGACTCCAAATAA
- the SWR1 gene encoding chromatin-remodeling protein SWR1 (some similarities with uniprot|Q05471 Saccharomyces cerevisiae YDR334W SWR1 Swi2/Snf2-related ATPase component of the SWR1 complex required for the incorporation of Htz1p into chromatin) produces the protein MTVAPNIDEQIADLKFNYEVLINELFHLKEFTSLVEYDPCFRNSSESFEHFVKTSGLGLSKPAIEAVEDASASRRVRRRQSRRETIPEASCSESVEGLIDERFHELECQMTNKKYKRQSPAIRELSAPKKRKAAVKVEAPPKESIKKEEEKIAPPSPPKLHHKSSSIDNEQVSDKGYNSMCYTTSSSEDEAENRRTKRKRPRVNLIVNIPKQTVTNPLHVTKPEFGSLSEFLQSYKSLDEDMSIEEFNKFIEEQRRLFANIRKGLESGVLKYDPATDSIEPITLKDAAGVHAHRPEPITYFYKEQQQYTFQDHLINQGIVMSRAFQETKKARISRIRKITQMIEQHFRHIAGAEERRQKEEEKRLKTMARTAVQAVKRRWVTAEKAYKVLKKDEEDQLKKIQGKEHLSKMLEQSTQLLGAQLKRPNQDDTEKDLNTSASHSDVDQSDSNSDSFTSSDEEDSASGNEDDARLSVEQLQMKYANLDSSPKSEDEESKTEREDSMDAAPVNLLSEKERLELKKDLEDKSLGLLDESDDEDTDSMSEHSSEPDSGEDEQGSEATSESVPKSDDGLASIFNNIEEGESEVESDYASSTSAEEDDAFDSEESADDNSQEDLDHSANVGYEKKPEPQGGQLVPEKDSLTVVDVPIPSLLRGTLRIYQKQGLNWLASLYNNNTNGILADEMGLGKTIQTISLLAYLACEKQNWGPHLIIVPTSVLLNWEMEFKRFAPGFKVLTYYGSPQQRKDKRKGWNRPDAFHICITSYQLVVHDQHSFKRKKWQYMILDEAHNIKNFRSTRWQALLNFNTERRLLLTGTPLQNNLAELWSLLYFLMPQTAVGNNGGIQGFADLEAFQQWFGRPVDKIIQIGEGYAQDEETRKTVTKLHQVLRPYLLRRLKADVEKQMPAKHEHIVYCRLSKRQRFLYDDFMSRAQTKETLASGNFMSIINCLMQLRKVCNHPDLFEVRPILTSLCVEKSVAHDYVYLNNLVSQKLHAMDHEREIDLEVLNLKFTSNDWSLSTHHAASINKSQCVEQFVKEVSKLRAETEEQLKMGASESALNFQDINQFYRTFAAKKTDDMMGRLEHLQYLNNMRCTRKPVYGNNLIKLLSINKPVREGPLKELCRPLQTRILDSDALIDKFAVITPTVVSLDSRNMALGLNDESEFHSNLREDLKQVLRRTDNPLHKLQTKLAIAFPDKSLLQYDCGKLQKLATLLRDLKDGGHRALIFTQMTKVLDVLEQFLNYHGYLYMRLDGATKIEDRQILTERFNTDNRITAFILSSRSGGLGINLTGADTVIFYDSDWNPAMDKQCQDRCHRIGQTRDVHIYRFVSEHTIESNILKKANQKRQLDNVVIQRGDFTTDYFTKLSVKDLVGAEVPEIEANNRPLLMDADAATKDPRKLEKLLAQAEDADDVKAAKLAMKEVEVDNEDFQEVKNGPQGPKEDDASEEDDPDDEYQGTRHVEEYMIRFIANGWYWE, from the coding sequence ATGACAGTTGCTCCAAATATCGATGAACAGATCGCGGACCTGAAATTTAACTACGAGGTTCTGATCAATGAGCTGTTCCATTTGAAGGAGTTCACGTCTCTGGTGGAGTATGACCCCTGCTTCCGCAACTCTTCTGAGAGTTTCGAGCACTTCGTTAAAACTTCTGGCCTGGGCCTTTCAAAGCCTGCCATCGAGGCTGTTGAGGATGCGAGTGCTTCACGGAGGGTACGAAGACGCCAGTCCAGGCGCGAAACCATTCCTGAAGCTAGCTGTTCGGAATCGGTGGAGGGATTAATCGACGAGAGGTTCCATGAATTGGAGTGCCAGATGACCAATAAGAAGTACAAGCGGCAGTCTCCCGCTATACGTGAACTTAGCGCACCTAAGAAGCGCAAGGCTGCTGTGAAAGTTGAAGCGCCTCCCAAAGAGAGTATAAAgaaggaagaggagaaaaTTGCTCCTCCCTCGCCGCCAAAGCTGCACCACAAGTCATCTTCCATAGATAATGAGCAAGTCAGCGATAAAGGTTACAATAGCATGTGCTATACAACCTCTTCGTCAGAGGACGAAGCGGAAAATAGGAGAACAAAAAGGAAACGCCCTCGAGTGAATCTTATAGTGAACATTCCTAAACAAACCGTGACCAACCCGCTCCATGTAACTAAGCCAGAATTTGGTTCACTTTCCGAGTTCCTTCAATCTTACAAATCTTTGGATGAAGATATGTCCATAGAAGAGTTTAACAAGttcattgaagaacaacGGCGGTTGTTTGCGAACATACGGAAAGGACTGGAAAGCGGTGTGCTAAAGTACGACCCCGCTACTGACTCGATTGAGCCAATTACACTGAAAGATGCAGCTGGTGTACATGCCCACAGGCCGGAGCCTATCACATATTTCTACAAGGAACAGCAGCAGTACACCTTTCAGGACCACTTAATTAACCAGGGTATTGTAATGAGCAgggcttttcaagaaacaaaaaaagctcgTATTTCAAGGATTCGAAAAATAACACAGATGATAGAGCAGCACTTCCGCCACATTGCGGGAGCCGAGGAACGTCggcagaaagaagaagaaaagcgtTTGAAGACTATGGCGCGTACAGCTGTTCAGGCGGTCAAACGTAGGTGGGTCACCGCCGAGAAGGCTTACAAAGTCTTAAAGaaagatgaggaagaccAGTTAAAGAAGATCCAAGGCAAAGAGCATCTCAGCAAGATGTTGGAACAAAGCACTCAGCTACTAGGGGCTCAGCTTAAGCGCCCTAACCAAGACGATACCGAAAAAGACCTCAACACATCCGCTAGCCATAGTGATGTAGACCAGAGTGATAGTAATAGTGATTCTTTTACATCTTCTGATGAGGAAGACTCGGCAAGTGGCAATGAAGATGACGCCCGTCTTTCagttgaacaacttcaaatgAAATATGCGAATTTAGattcttctccaaaatctgaagacgaggagTCTAAAACTGAAAGGGAGGACTCGATGGATGCTGCACCAGTTAACCTGCTATCCGAAAAAGAGCGGTTagagttgaagaaggaccttgaagacaagAGCCTGGGTCTGTTAGATGAAAGTGACGATGAAGACACAGACTCTATGAGCGAACATTCCTCAGAACCTGATTCTGGAGAAGATGAACAGGGATCTGAAGCAACATCTGAAAGTGTACCAAAGAGTGATGATGGTCTTGCCtccattttcaacaatatTGAGGAAGGAGAATCAGAAGTTGAATCAGACTACGCCTCTTCGACttcagctgaagaagatgatgcCTTTGAttctgaagaaagcgcTGATGATAATTCACAAGAGGACTTAGATCATAGTGCTAATGTTGGCTACGAGAAAAAGCCCGAGCCACAGGGCGGACAGTTGGTGCCGGAAAAGGATTCTTTGACCGTTGTGGATGTCCCAATTCCATCTCTACTTCGGGGAACTTTAAGGATTTACCAGAAGCAAGGTCTTAATTGGTTGGCCTCACTttacaacaacaacaccaaTGGTATTCTTGCGGATGAGATGGGGCTGGGCAAAACCATCCAGACAATTTCCCTCCTAGCCTACTTGGCCTGCGAAAAGCAGAATTGGGGCCCTCACTTAATCATTGTACCAACCTCCGTTCTATTAAATTGGGAAATGGAATTTAAGCGTTTTGCTCCTGgcttcaaggtcttgacaTATTACGGTTCTCCGCAACAAAGGAAAGACAAAAGAAAGGGATGGAATAGGCCTGACGCTTTCCATATCTGCATCACTTCATACCAACTTGTAGTTCATGATCAACACTCTTTTAAGAGGAAAAAGTGGCAGTATATGATTCTGGATGAGGCCcacaacatcaaaaatttccGTTCAACCCGTTGGCAAGCACTTCTAAATTTTAACACCGAGAGAAGGTTGCTACTAACGGGAACACCGTTGCAGAACAATCTCGCCGAGCTGTGGTCCTTGCTGTATTTCTTGATGCCCCAGACAGCTGTCGGCAACAATGGAGGCATTCAGGGATTTGCGGACTTAGAGGCCTTTCAACAATGGTTCGGTCGGCCGGTTGACAAAATCATTCAAATTGGCGAAGGCTACGCGCAAGATGAAGAGACGAGAAAAACAGTTACAAAGTTGCATCAAGTACTTCGTCCATatcttttgagaagattgaAAGCAGACgttgaaaaacaaatgcCTGCTAAGCATGAACACATTGTCTATTGCAGACTATCAAAGCGTCAAAGATTTTTGTATGACGACTTTATGTCTCGGGCACAGACAAAGGAGACTCTCGCTAGCGGGAACTTCATGTCGATTATCAACTGTTTGATGCAATTGAGAAAAGTCTGCAACCATCCAGATCTCTTCGAAGTTCGGCCAATTTTGACATCTCTATGCGTGGAAAAAAGTGTTGCGCACGACTATGTGTATTTAAACAACTTGGTGTCGCAAAAATTGCATGCAATGGACCATGAGAGAGAAATCGATTTGGAGGTTCTAAACTTGAAATTTACTTCAAATGACTGGTCATTATCTACACACCACGCAGCTAGCATAAACAAGAGCCAATGCGTAGAGCAGtttgtcaaagaagtttcaaagttgagaGCTGAAACGGAGGAACAGCTGAAAATGGGCGCATCAGAATCGGCGCTAAATTTCCAGGATATTAACCAGTTTTATCGAACATTTGCAGCGAAGAAAACAGACGACATGATGGGCCGACTTGAGCATCTGCAATACCTCAACAACATGCGGTGCACAAGGAAACCGGTTTACGGAAATAACCTCATCAAGCTCCTCAGCATTAACAAACCTGTCAGAGAGGGTCCACTCAAAGAACTCTGCCGGCCATTGCAAACCAGAATTTTGGACAGTGATGCTTTGATTGACAAGTTCGCTGTAATAACACCTACTGTGGTTTCTCTAGATAGTAGGAACATGGCATTGGGCTTGAATGACGAAAGCGAATTCCACTCGAATTTGAGAGAGGATTTGAAGCAGGTGCTCAGGAGAACAGACAATCCGCTCCACAAGTTGCAAACTAAGCTCGCCATTGCCTTCCCTGACAAATCGCTACTGCAGTACGACTGCGGTAAGCTCCAAAAGCTGGCTACTCTGCTGCGCGATTTGAAGGATGGCGGCCACAGAGCTCTCATTTTTACGCAGATGACGAAAGTCCTGGACGTGTTagagcagtttttgaattacCACGGATACTTGTACATGCGACTCGACGGTGCGACCAAAATCGAAGACCGGCAGATTTTAACGGAGCGGTTCAATACCGACAACCGCATTACAGCCTTCATTTTGTCAAGTAGATCTGGCGGGCTGGGAATCAACTTGACAGGCGCAGACACCGTTATATTTTACGACTCGGATTGGAACCCTGCCATGGACAAGCAGTGCCAGGATCGGTGCCACAGAATCGGACAGACGCGGGACGTCCACATCTACCGGTTTGTGAGCGAGCACACTATCGAGAGCAACATattgaagaaagccaaCCAGAAGCGGCAGCTAGACAACGTAGTGATCCAGCGTGGTGACTTCACAACGGACTACTTCACAAAGCTCTCAGTCAAGGACTTGGTGGGAGCGGAGGTGCCGGAAATCGAGGCCAACAACCGGCCGCTTCTGATGGACGCAGACGCGGCGACCAAGGACCCCCGCAAGCTGGAGAAACTGCTGGCGCAGGCGGAGGACGCGGACGACGTCAAGGCAGCGAAGCTCGCCATGAAGGAGGTAGAGGTCGACAACGAGGACTTCCAAGAGGTGAAGAACGGCCCACAGGGGCCTAAAGAAGACGACGCGTCCGAGGAAGACGACCCGGACGACGAGTACCAGGGCACCCGTCATGTCGAGGAGTACATGATCCGCTTCATCGCGAACGGGTGGTATTGGGAGTAG